CGGTTTGGCACGGTGCACCTTTTCTGGCTTAGCCTTAGCCAGCCACAAGCTGATGAGTGAATTTGTGGCTACCCAGTGGAGTGTTGatgtgtccaaacatttgaATATATACAGTATAAGCAGTGGCGGATCCAAAGAGGGGCtgagggggctccagccccctaaCTCCATGAAGTCCATGGGAGCCCCCCCCACAATTTCCGGCCATAGTTGAAAGGGAGGAtgaagaaaggaggaggaagaagaagagaaagtgaagaaagaggaggaagaaagggaagaCGAGCCCCTCCAATCTTTAGcttctagatccgccactgagtATAAGATCGGAGTACAGTGAGCACCAAGAACTTTTGCCGATCCTCTCCGATTGGATTGGCTAAACAATTGGAGAAAACAACGTGGGATGGCATGTTGCCTAACTGAACCTGTAGTCTGTAGATCTTGCAGTCCGTGGCATGGTACTGTTCACCGGACTTGAGCCTCACCCATGAGTAAAAGGGTCGCAAACCACACATGACCGTAATAATAATGTTGTTCCGACTAATAATCTTATTAGTTAACTGCTGAAGAGTCAAACAAGCATGTTCTCACGCATGTAAGATAGAATAATTGGTATGGTATTTCATTTAAAGTAGAAGTTTAAAGTTTGCCAAGGTGTACTCCATTGCGTACGCTATAAGATCCCGTTTAGCATAGCTTCAACTTATTCTAAAATGGCTTCTGAAGTATATTTCTCTAGTAGAACAGTTTCTCTGATGAAGCTGAAGTTATTTTAAAAAACGTTTGAGAAACGTGAACCTGCACGAGAAGCAGGGCAAAGTTATGATTTCCGATTTCTCCTAGATGAAAATAACTTGGTGGATGAAGCTACTAGTAAAAATACCCGTTTATGAATGCTCACGAAGCTGCCCATGACCATGAAGCTGTGCCAAACGGGGCTTTGCAAAGTTGCAAACTATTTCGAGGTTTTGCAAAGTACAAGTCTAGAATTGCGCTACGGCCTACGGGCATGGGAATATGATTGTACCCAATCCGAGGTTTCTTGGCGCACACTCCTCTGGGCGTCCTCGGAGGCGTGCGGCAGCGGAGTTTCCCAGCGGTCTCGCACGAATCTCTTCGTGCTGCCTGGTGCTGGCGCCGGGGAAAGCGTGCCCGTGCGGATGCGGTGGCAGAACGCTGTCAGGCCTCGGGAAGACGCGAGGCCACTGCCCACTGGGGCGGGCGGAGGGTCCGATGGGCGGGGATGCCCGGATCAGACGGTGCCCCGCGCGCTGTCGGGGGAGCACCCGTCTGACCGccgcctctttttttttcctgcgcACTTTTGATTTCACTTGGGTTTCGAAGCAATTCTGATAGGCGGGTCCCTACTACATCTGTCCCAAAATACTAGTCATCCTAGCATTTAAATTTTGTCCCAAAAACATGTcattctatcctatttagaaagtgcatgtgcatgcaaaaatcaattcactactacagattgggtcatttgtcccggttccaaagggttatttgtcccggttttggaaccgagattcggccgccgggacaaaaggtcactcgtgctaaaaaaatctttgcgccctgcgggaTTTAGACCTATTGCCTAGTGCATGACTTCCTTACCAACTCAcataagtagtacatgtgactctgTAAAGAATAACtctcttttgaactatcacgtggagggacCTTttatccgggttggtaacactaaccgggacaaaaaagtctttttgtccgggttggtaccaccaaccgggataaaagggtcacccttttgtccggattggtgttaccaaccggaacaaaaaaggggaccttttgtccgggttggtacctccaaccgggacaaaaatgggaccttttgtccgggttggtacctccaaccggaacaaaaggccCATGtctcccccgctggcccggctagcctttggacccgggacaaaagccacctattgttcCGAGCCCAAAGACAACCGGGACAAtaggcctggaacaaaggcctattctgtagtagtgattagttccaaatatggataataaataagggtaaacatggtcattttacctACTTATTAATTTGTCCTAGAATTCCTAGGATGGCttgtattttgggacggagggagtatgcaaTACTGTGACATACTGCTACTGTGGAAAAATCTACATGTGTCAGAGAAATAGCTTGGGATACCATTTTTTAGGGAATTAGGGTAGCTTGGGATCCTTGATGCAACGGGCAATGCTATCCTATGAATGGAATCAAGCCGGAATTCCCGATTCAGAATCCGGCGTACTGGGCTAGAAACGAGTCTCAGCTGCGCCATACATGGTGTGGCTGTCGGGGCATGGGACTAGGGTTGAAAATGggacgggaaaatcccgtcccgaccgGCTCCGTTTACCGTTTAAACCGACCGTAAACCGTTTCCGCGAAAAAAATgggaaaatgggaaaacaaAACGGGAAAACGGGCGGGAACAGGAACGGGAACGGTTGGagtgttttcccgaccgttttcagccgggaaaattcccgcgggaattcccgtatttgtcgtagtcggctgtgttacctgtgttggaaacgtgaattattgtttgcatgtgttccaacgtgaattgtgaattcgtgattcactttacctgtgttttttagttatacgagtcttgtttccatgttatttatgcatagttgtaattattttatcgagttaaatgtttgaagtggttgtatgtattttcccgttttgagttatcgattcccgatcgtaatcggcatgctcccgaccgattgattccgttcccgatatcccgtaataccgatttcgttttcccgTCCGATTTTCCCGTTCCCGTTTCCGTTCCCGACCAAAAAATACAGTTGCGGGAACGGTTGAggggttttcccgaccgttcccgaccgttttcatccctacatGGGACGCTCCCATGCTTGCTGGGCTCTTTGCTGGGCCGTCATGGCACGGGCCGATGGAAGCTGGTGTCTTCAGCGGCGGAAATCCTATATATCTttcgaattttttttcttccccacCTTCCAGTATTTGAGATTAGTACAAATTATCTTATCCGTTGTATCTTCTCAACcctatcttcttcctcttcctgcccCTTTCTcaccatgcgccgccgccccgtcgtaGCAAGCGCGGTGCGCtactgcggctgctgctgccgccgcagcgGCGCATGCTGCTGCGCTGCTACTTCTTCGCTGCGGCTGCTGCGCCGCACGCCGCCACTCCCGCTCCCTGTCGGCGCCGGAGAAGATGGattgaaaaaaaatgttgatCTAGATTTTGATTTGTTGAATCTATTTTTTTGAGATGTTGAAATGATCTGTAAAAAATGTTGAATGCGCTATTCTCAAATGTtgaactatttttttaaaatgttaAAACTAATTTAAGTTTAATGGGCTTTATAGATAGATAGCTTATATATTTTTCAGAAGTTATATAGGAGCCCCTTCAGAGGACGATCTCTCCACAATCCACGCGCAGCACCCGGAAATCCACGTTTTCCTCTGTGGATTTGCTGGACATATCTCCACACCCGAAAGATAACACCCCctcaatttacaagcaaacatCTCACCTCACCAGATTCAAAGGGAACATGATACTTGCAAGACTACAGGCCCGCAACTGCATACAGATTTCATTTCTAGTTTTAGTGCGATACAGACTGAACTGAAAGAAGTGTGGACTGACGATGCAGACTGTAGAGTTCTACTAAACATGCAAATTAACAGACAAAATAGAAGGGGTCTGTTCTTCTGGAGCTGACAATTTGACATCAGATGCTCCGAAAGAAAAATCATATTAATGTGAAGATAAACACAAATGCTGGGCACGTTTCCACATTCTAGGTAAGCAAAATGATCACCATCACAGATCACAACAAGTAACTTCAGCCTATCGATCACTATCGCACAGACCAATTTCAGCGCCCAGAAGAATTAACTTACACAGACAAGTCTGGCAACAAGCAAATTCGCTGTGTCAATTTAGACGGACACGAACTACTCAGCATGTTTCTAACATTCCATATAGCCAAAAAGATCCCCAGCAGACAACTTGATCAGAGAGACTCATTGCCATGCAGTAAACGATGCATATCATCCTTAATTGGATTGCAGCAACATAGCTTAGGTCTTCAACTGGTCATCAGTACATCACCAAAACCTTGATTACTCGAACGAAACTACTTGGAACAAAAAAGAAGACGAAGGTGCCAAGAACACAAGCGTATGAATCAGGCGGCTGGGCCTAGCTAGATCTACTTCTCGGAGGAGTTGGGGCCGCGCTTCTTGCCGAACCCGACGACGGCGGTGACGAAGCGGCGGTTGTACTGCATGCGCTTGTAGGCGCGGCCGCggggcttcttcttcttgtcctgcTTCGCCACCTTGGGCGTCTGCCCACGCACCTTCCCAGCGCGGGCCAGCGATCCGTGAACCTTACCTGCCCCAAGAGCACAGAAACCCGTCAGAACTCACCCAGTAAGGCAATTAACTACGGGGATGTGCAAAAGTGGTGATAGTAGGGGAGAATACGAGAAGGTCGtacccatggcggcggcggcggaggagctctGATGCTAGGGCGATTTGGGAGGAGACGAGgaactcggcggcggcggcgtctgctCGAAACGCTGCCCTAGAAGGCTGGGAGGCTTTATAACGCGACGCTTTATTGGGCTGGTTGTTTTGGGCCCTTCTTCATCAGAAACGTGCACGGCCCACTAGGCCCACTAAGAGCCCAGTACCCTTCGCCGCCGCGAGGGGAGAGCCCTCGAGAGCAGCGGCATCGCGGCGCGCGAGCTGCATACCACACCATCCCccacctcggcggcggcggcggcgtttgtGCGTGCCTGCGAAGAGAGGAACCGAGGTGCGGGGAACTCGGAGAGGAGTGAGGATGCCACGGCCGGAGTTTCAGGCGCCGCCGGATGTGTTCTACAACGAATCGGAGGCCCGCAAGTACACCACCTCCTCGCGTATCATCGAAATCCAGGTGAGCAAGAGAACCACCTACCCCGTTTGATATGAGCTTTTGCCGATTTCGCGGTGCTGAGACGGAGAATCGTGCCTTGTTTCAGTCGAGGATTTCGGAGAGGGCGCTGGAGCTGCTCGCTCTCCCCAACGATGGCGTCCCCAAGCTGCTTCTCGACATAGGTCAGCTTCTTCTCTTCAGTCTCATGGTATCTGGCTTACGATAGAACACTGGACGGTCTGCTGCTTTGACGGGGGAGATGATTTTTTAATGAGAGAGAATCCATAATTCGCGATCGCGTTTGATGGAACACTCAACACTATGCTGCTTTTGCAAATGAAAGgcatttattttttgaaaaagtgTTTGCCTGCGATGACTTTTTATGTTCTGATTGCCAGGATGCGGTTCTGGACTTAGTGGCGAGACATTGACGGAGCATGGCCACCACTGGATTGGCTATGATATTTCGAAGTCTATGCTCGGTGAGCAACTCTCTTTGTTCCTTTCTCTTAGGCTTGTTTGGCATCAATCGGAAAAGGAAATTGGAATTTACAGGAGGAGGAGCTTTGTAGATATCTTGGTTTGTTACCTGCTTCCCTTTTTTATAACTTCAAATGTTTTGTACAGATGTTGCCTTGGAGCGTGAAACAGAAGGTGACCTACTACTTGCAGATATGGGTCAGGTATGAGGAGCTTTGTGCCAGGGACAGGTTTTGTGAGTTTTAGATCAAGATGTGTGTGTGTcaaaaacctgcagggaaatgCATTGACTTTACCAGGGTATTGTATCGAGTTATATGTGATAAGTTAATTCATCCATGGTAGTGCTAACATTGCACTATTGACCATGATAGTTCTCATAGTTGATCCTCCACAGTAAACGTAGAAGAACCTTCAAAGTCCAAACATTTAAAATTATAAGAGAATTGAATCCATGAACCTAAAAAATTCTAGAGTTGGCTTGTCACAACTCAAACATGCTGGAATTCATGAATAATAAATTTCAACCTGCTTCATAGTATTTTCTTAATACAGTTATGCTAATGTCTTCAAAATTGCTTCAATAGAGTCAGTCTGCAATTGTCTTACTATGGTTTGTTATATTCATGTCAATTCATGTTCCAGGGACTGGGCTTGCGACCAGGAGTTATTGATGGTGCAATTAGTATTTCAGCAGTTCAGGTAATGTTTAACATTTATTCATTTAAGTTCTTCAACTCACTGATCATGACTATCTTGTTCCTAATTCCTCAGTTCACAACTAATCCTAATGTTTGCCTATGTATGCAGTGGTTATGCAATGCTGACAAATCCTCTCATGATCCAAGACTGCGGTTAAAGTATGCACTTAAAGTTTTTTTGTCCTGTTTTTCTTAGGTTTCCTGCGACCAATTTTTAATCTCAACATGGGGTATAATTTGCAGGGCTTTCTTTGGTTCGTTATATAGATGCCTAGCTAGGGGAGCAAGAGCTGTTCTACAATTTTATGCTGATAATGTGAAGCAGAGTGAAATGATTGTGACTTTTGCCATGCGTGCTGGTTTTGCTGGTGGAGTGGTTGTTGACTGGCCTCATAGGTAAGGATTAAATCACCTCACAACAATTGTGTGCCAACTGTCCTGTAAATTTTGGTTTTTGCTTATGGCATGTGTTTCTTATAACAGTTCAAAAGCAAAGAAGTCCTACCTTGTCCTCACTTGTGGCCCGCCTTCGATTAATACATCGCTTCCAAAGGGTAAAGGTGAAAATGGCGAGATGTGcagcgacgatgatgacgagagcagtgatgaagatggtgacAAAACAGTAAGCTAACACTCACACTTCACAGAACTCATTTCTTATGCATAAATCATGGATCTATTTACTGTTTTGATgttatcttttttttcctgtttaTTGCTTatcttgttttgtttcttttattATAATTGAACGAGTCTTAGATTGAAACAATTCGGTTACTGGTTAGTGCTTCCTATGAACCAGCTACTGAAATTATCATTAAACAATCATATAGCCGCTCGTGAATAGGTAACTTAAAATATAGTCTTCGGACACCCTTTTTATTTGCTTCTTTGGTTTTACATAGTAATTCCTAGCTTCCAAATTGATATAGATACTCCAAATAGGAATAACTGCTATATCATAGTTTTCTTGTTTTCTCTCCATCTTTTAGGCTCTTatcttatgatttttctaccgTGTTATCATGTATATGGAGGTAATACACCAGCACTGGATGAAATTGTTCTCTTGATGCAGGTGGGCATATATGAAAGAAATAGGTcgaagaagaggcagaagaCGAAAAAGAATGGGAAAGGCAAGGATTGGCTCTTGAAGAAAAAAGAGCAGATGAGAAGAAGAGGCCATGATGTGCCGGCCGACACGAAGTACACAGGGCGGAAGCGGAAGACCTACTTCTAACTATGTCGTGCCCATACCCAGCCGTGCTCGTTATGCTGGCTGTTTATTCGTAGTTTTGTACTGGTAGTTCATTAGCATCAGCAAAAATTTCTGTAAGAGTGAGATGGATGCCGGGTCGCTGTAGTGCTATTCACAGCTGTACCGACGTCTTGCAGTTTTGACAATGTTGTGATAAAACGATGCCATTTTTGTTGAACATCTGTTACTGTGAGTATAGCTGGTTATTTGCGTGAATTAGTACGTACTCCAGGTCGCCCGGTCTGAATTCCTTTGtctaaggccatgtttagttttcaaaaaatttcctatAGTACCCGATAATAAATACGGAAGTTGCGGTCAATAAGGTAGGGATCATCAAAACTtatatcgaatcttcggacacatattTGGAGCATTATATGtagtaaaaaaaactaattacatagtataATTGTTTTATAgttgatgaattttttaaacttaattagtctatgattcaacattaattgccaaatagtAACGAAATGTGCTAGAGCATCAAAACCCAATTTTTCGCGAATTAAACACAGTCTAAAAGATGCGCATTTCATCAAATAACGCTCATGTTTGGGGAGTGAAATGTGAGGATGGTTTacatggtggcggcgggcggcggcggcggcccaatcTGGATAACGTAACGCTCTGTCGAGCCCGTTCCCTTGGCTTTTGGTAGTTGAGGCAGCCACTCCCAAGCCAGTCCATGGCGGGTGCCCGCGTGGTCGCCGTGGCcactccggccgcgccgccccgagccgccgGTCCCATGTCCAACTCGGCGCAGCGACGCAGCAGCCTCTTCCGCGTGAGCTGCCGGTATCGCCCACGCGTGGCCAcgaggagcggcgccgcccgcggtcGCGCGCGCCTCTCCAGCCGCGACCCCGCTGACGCCGAAACCGACGCGGGCGCGGGGCGAGTCCTCGAGGTCAGTGCCTCCTCCCCTGCCGGGTTCTCTTGCCTTGTCTTGACTGACTCGTGAGCTCTCACGTGTAGCTGGCTACCTCCATGCCCAAATCGATTCCGAATGCCTCCTAAACTTGACATCCCCTGGCTGCCGCCGGGGCTGAAGCCAGGGGATGTGAAGTCACGATAATGTAGCGACAATTCACACCCACATTCGACGCCGATCTGTCCGTGCGACCGTGCCCTGAGCTGACCAACTGTACTGTAGGATCGAGGAGCCCTTTTTCAAATGGTGTTCATCACTGTGTCTCGTGAGCAAGAGCATATGCTGCTATTCGATTGCGCAACAATGTCTTCTTTTTCTGTTTTGGCACTACGATATCTAATGAGGATAGATCACTGAATAAGTTTTGCTCGAGACCTCCAGTTCCAGTAACCAATTAACGAGACCccggccccgtttagttcccaaaattttttctatggtccccgtcacatcgaatttttggacatatgcatggagcactaaatgtagttgaaaaaataactaatgacacagtctaattgattagcacgagatgaatcttttaaacctaattagtctataattggatattatttgccaaataacaacaaaagttCTACGGTGTCAAAACCCAAAACCGGAGCCGCAAAAGTTCTTGTTTTCTTGATCAAGTCTATTTTCCTCTCATTTGTTAATCAGGATGACTCGAGCTACCTGTGGACATTGGGGCTTGGATCCGTTGGTGGCGCTGCGGTTATAAAGTACGGAAGCATCCTGCTCCCTGACATCACAAGGCCAAACATTGTGCTAGCTCTGCTGATGGTGTCCCTGCCCGTCGTAGCTGCAGTCTTGATTTTGCTCAAGGCGAGCTCGTCGGAGGACTGATTCGAGGACTCCTTGTGGAAACTTGAGACAATTTAATAAAACTTCTTTAAGATTTCCGGCATCTTGTAAGATGAATTGCCAGCCCGGGTTTTTTAGGTCGTTGCGGTGGCTAACCTGGCCAAAGCCTGAAATAACAAAAGCAGAGTCTTCAGTTCTTGACAACAGGCTAGACGACGTGACCCGACAGGGCTGCCACTGCCGCTCCCTGGAGCGACCCGGCATCAGAACGAGAATTTTTGAGGCAACTCCGCACTGCCATCGACTGAGCACTGACTTGCCTCATCGCAAGGTTCACATCTTGGGAAATCAGAATACGCGTATCCGTTGGTCCTGAATTTTATTAACTTAAAACCTCAAGTACAGAACCTGAGATTTCATGCAACCCTACTTCAGGGGGAATTAAACATATATTTACAACATTGCTGAATCTCTGGGTTTCAGATCAGCATCCCGCAATTTCAGGCTGCTACATCTACATGTGCTTGGAAAATTGAAATAACTGCAACTACATCGTAATAATCATTCCTTTCCAAGACAGAACATATCGATGTGTCAACTATATTAGTTGACACGTCTCACCCTCTCGGCTGCCAGCCTGAAAATCTTTAAGCCCTCCAACAAAATGAATGTAAGAGCTCGTGGGAACCCCGATGAATTGAAAAATTGCAGCTATGGTAAATATTTACAGCCTACAGGTTGTCTTTCAGCCACTTCGCAGCACCATTGACAACAGACCTGAAAGGATTCAGCAAAGGAACCATGTTCTGATGAGCTAACTCAATCAACATATTACAAGATTTAGTTAGGTTGGTTCATATTCAACAGAAGCATACATCTACATTCAGACTTCCCCATTACTACATTTGTACTTTTCCCTCGTAATGAGTATCTAATAAATAATATAGCTAGTGTCCCAAAAATCACAGCTCAATTTTTTTATACCACCAGAAACGGGGAAAAGAAGCATAGTACAAAACCTACATGCTCAGTATATTGAAAAAAATGTTCAGGATGACATTACCTCATTAGCATATATTTAAGAAAACATGCATGAATATAAGATCAATAAATATAAATTGATGAAAGAGGGACAATATGGCAGGATTTTAAGAATATCAACCAGCCATCTAGAATAACACATGACCTTTACACCATGTACTATGACATTGTAGTGAAATCAAGTTCAAAAGGTTACCCTGCAAAATCTGTAAGTTTCTTCAACCAATCATCCGCTCCTTGATTGGATTTATCTGTATCTTCTTGACTTGTGCCAACTTCTTTCCCTTCATGTACGTCTGCAACACAGATAACAGATATTAGTCTTCAATTTCTTTTTAAATAAATTATATTCCTTGTCAGATAGTAATGACAAGACACAAACAAACTTTGGATAGCATATCAAAAATAGAAATAAGCTCTTTGCTGCGGGTAGAGAAAAACAGAGGGACTGCAGGAAAGAAACAGAGTGAATAATTCTAATGTTTACGTTTTGGCTTGGCGGGTTTCGGCTTGGCGGCTGTTCGAGCAAAACCACCATCACTCAAAGATGCAAGTTCCTCAAGTAACTCCCTTTCGCGCCCACTGAAAGAACCAACATTCGTGATTAAGAAAACTAACTGAGAAATTAGGCTCACTAACTCTAGGATAGTGGTGAAGTATTTGAAAGGTAGGCTCAAGCCAGAAATCATATTTTCACCTTATACGTTTAGGTATTATGACCGTAACGGTGAATAGATGATCACCACGTATAGATGGCTTATTCAATGAAGGAACACCTTGCTTCGCCAAGACAATTACATCACCAGGTTGGGTACCTGGAGGTATTCGAAGTTCACTGGTTCCATCCACAGTTCTGACCTGCAACAGTTTGAAAGGATCGGTTACACAGACCTATATAATTTATGTCAAAAGAACCATTTCAAAGACAGttcaattcatacttgaaacaAAATCTACCAATAATTATTCTTCTCTGAATCATCCATGATAGTTAAAAAGATAAAAAGAACTTGTGAGCAAACATCAATTTGAGTAGACTATATCACTTAAATATGCAACTAGTTTGTTTTAATGAACATTGCGTGTGTAAAGCAGGCAAAGAAAAGCTGAAAAAGTTGATCTATATGCTAAACACTAGCTACATGACCTGTGGGTTTAAATTTGAAACGTAAACTTGGGGCTCACATACACCCCAATTGGAGTTTGCTAATTGCATCAACATGAGATAAAGTATCTATGCCATTTTTCTTGATCTCTGATTATCAAGTGAAGTGACAAGTTCTTATTCTGTTAATTCTATGGAAAAAAATAGATTCTACTGAGCAAGATAATGAACTATGACTGAAACTAACTAAAATCACAATAGGTTATCATAAAGAGAAAATTTACCATCTTAGTGGTGCCCAAAATAGCTTCAAGGTAGCTTATCGACAGAGTTGAATACAAGTTTATACCATCCCTTTTGATATCTGATGGCTCCTCTATATCGAGGCAAACATAAAGATCTCCTGGTGGCCCACTGTTTTCCAAAACATGAAAAGGTTGGACACAGACGGTGTGAAATTTGAAGATAATTTGCATAAAGCTCAGACATGGCGAGATATCTGAACATGTTATTTTATGTTTTTCTACACTGCAGTTGTAGCACAACTTCACATACACGATGCAAAGTTACTCTGCATTCATGTATGCTCCTGATTCCACAAAATATCTTCTGCAGAAAGCACAAGCACAGATCTAAAAATCCAGAACACCAGAGACCATAAACTTCCATTCATCTACATGAAATGAAAAGGAACTAAGAAGTTTAAGCCTAGCATACATCTTGTGGTTATGCCATAGGAAAATTATTGTTTGCCCCTAACCAAACACCTATTACTTAATGCCatgttataaaaaaaatagtcCAAATGTATGCAACGTATGGCACAAGACTACGAGCATGAGACAAACCAGTAAGCATAAGAAGAACGATCCAATAATAAGAACGATCCATTTTATTGCCTCTAGGACCACTATAGACTATTGCTAGCATTTTAAAATGTTCAAGTATGACAATCAGAAAGCTAAACATTCTCTTCTAAGTGTTTTGCTTACCCTTTTGGTCCTGCATCGCCTTCCCCACGTACACGAAGAGTGCTACCTTTACTCACTCCTGGAGGGATTTTCACTTTGATCTCCTTCCTGACACGAATACGCCCCTCTCCAGAACATTTTCTGCAATACTCTGAAATGACTTCGCCCTCTCCAGCACAAGTGGGGCAAATAGAAACCTACAAAAAAGAGGGAGTCTAATTTCATGTAACCATCACAAATAGCAACAAATGATCAAACTGAACTAAAAAATATTACATAGAAATTCAGGCTACCCAAGGGCTACAAGCATAGTTTATATTTTGATACTGTGCTGAAATGAAATGTTGAGCCCTTGAATCTAGGCAATCTTGTACAAAACATAATTTACATGCTAATGCTAAGTCAGTCACTAAAACAAGCATCAAATAACATTACAAAGTTAAGTGGTCAGAATAGAATACTCGTTACCTGGGAGAATAGACCAAATGGTGTTTGCTCAGTTCGCATTACTTGTCCTCGCCCACCACATGTGGAACATATTCTCAGCTTGGAGCCAGCCTTTGATCCAGAACCACCACATGTATCACATGTTTCCAAATGCGATAATATAATGTCTTTCTCTGTTCCGAATATTGCTTCTGTGaatcccagaatcacatcataTCTGGTCAAGCAAGTTTTTGTCACTTTAGAAATTAAACTGGTTTAAATATTCAAAGCATCAAATAAACAAAGTACCATCTCATTAAAAGAGGTATCATAAATAGCACTAACAGCAAGCTTTGATATATTTATAGCATGGCAATGAATGCAAAAAAGACAAAGGGGAGCAGAGACAAAACAAAGGAGCCAAAAGCAAGATtaggaaaaaaaaaatgcagtaaCTAACTGCCTCCTGCAGGTATATCTATGAAAATGCTCAACCCGTTCATGCGATTCAATCCTCTGCTCTGATCCTATTAAAAAGTAGAGACTCCACTAAGTCGTACACACTCCCCAATAAGTCTGATAATTAATTTGTTCAAATCAATGCTCGGTGCAACAGGTAACGTAGCTT
This window of the Panicum virgatum strain AP13 chromosome 1K, P.virgatum_v5, whole genome shotgun sequence genome carries:
- the LOC120645377 gene encoding 40S ribosomal protein S30-like, producing MGKVHGSLARAGKVRGQTPKVAKQDKKKKPRGRAYKRMQYNRRFVTAVVGFGKKRGPNSSEK
- the LOC120645370 gene encoding 18S rRNA (guanine-N(7))-methyltransferase RID2-like, which produces MPRPEFQAPPDVFYNESEARKYTTSSRIIEIQSRISERALELLALPNDGVPKLLLDIGCGSGLSGETLTEHGHHWIGYDISKSMLDVALERETEGDLLLADMGQGLGLRPGVIDGAISISAVQWLCNADKSSHDPRLRLKAFFGSLYRCLARGARAVLQFYADNVKQSEMIVTFAMRAGFAGGVVVDWPHSSKAKKSYLVLTCGPPSINTSLPKGKGENGEMCSDDDDESSDEDGDKTVGIYERNRSKKRQKTKKNGKGKDWLLKKKEQMRRRGHDVPADTKYTGRKRKTYF
- the LOC120645395 gene encoding uncharacterized protein LOC120645395, giving the protein MAGARVVAVATPAAPPRAAGPMSNSAQRRSSLFRVSCRYRPRVATRSGAARGRARLSSRDPADAETDAGAGRVLEDDSSYLWTLGLGSVGGAAVIKYGSILLPDITRPNIVLALLMVSLPVVAAVLILLKASSSED
- the LOC120645387 gene encoding chaperone protein DnaJ-like, whose protein sequence is MALALSTLPLVPSNPSPSSGATPAAAAFPPRRVHLAAAGRSGAGVLPLACAAPRHRGRVPRRRRGGSLVVWASADYYATLGVPRSATNKDIKAAYRKLARQYHPDVNKEPGATEKFKEISAAYEVLSDEKKRALYDQYGEAGVKSAVGGSGGAYTTNPFDLFETFFGASMGGFSGMDQSAFRTRRRGTAVQGEDIRYDVILGFTEAIFGTEKDIILSHLETCDTCGGSGSKAGSKLRICSTCGGRGQVMRTEQTPFGLFSQVSICPTCAGEGEVISEYCRKCSGEGRIRVRKEIKVKIPPGVSKGSTLRVRGEGDAGPKGGPPGDLYVCLDIEEPSDIKRDGINLYSTLSISYLEAILGTTKMVRTVDGTSELRIPPGTQPGDVIVLAKQGVPSLNKPSIRGDHLFTVTVIIPKRISGRERELLEELASLSDGGFARTAAKPKPAKPKHVHEGKEVGTSQEDTDKSNQGADDWLKKLTDFAGSVVNGAAKWLKDNL